The following coding sequences lie in one Chrysiogenia bacterium genomic window:
- a CDS encoding 4Fe-4S binding protein, translating into MSIFVNEDICNGCGTAEEPFCVMTCPGDLMFMKDNGKADICTLADCWDCAVCVKYCPVGAIELRLPREISQAGTSLVARAMKSKTRWTLSLGEGGTEQLDIPIQDTNDPDIKVTEADE; encoded by the coding sequence ATGAGCATTTTTGTCAATGAAGACATCTGCAACGGTTGCGGCACTGCCGAAGAACCCTTCTGCGTGATGACCTGCCCGGGCGATCTCATGTTCATGAAGGACAACGGGAAAGCCGACATCTGCACGCTGGCCGACTGCTGGGACTGCGCGGTGTGCGTGAAGTATTGCCCGGTCGGTGCGATCGAGCTGCGCCTGCCGCGTGAGATCTCCCAGGCGGGGACTTCGCTGGTGGCGCGCGCGATGAAGTCGAAGACCCGCTGGACCCTGAGTCTTGGGGAAGGCGGCACCGAGCAGCTCGACATTCCCATCCAGGACACCAACGACCCGGACATCAAGGTCACCGAAGCCGACGAGTAG
- a CDS encoding MBL fold metallo-hydrolase, translating to MEVTILGCGTSTGVPVLGCTCAVCTSDDPRNKRTRVSCLVEVSGKRILIDTPPDLRGQALREGFKTVDAILFTHAHADHVHGIDDTRLFNYNNGYREIPAFASPETAENLLARFGYAFGLSSYPGSPKLHMTGVQESFTVGGVKIEPVPVPHGPAGTVYGFRIGDFAYITDCNDVPAEAIEKLRGLEALVLDCLRQEPHPTHLHLERSVELARLIGARRTVFTHISHDLGYADGPKLLPEGMEFAYDGLRIEIE from the coding sequence ATCGAAGTGACCATCCTGGGATGCGGCACCTCCACCGGCGTGCCGGTGCTCGGGTGCACGTGTGCCGTTTGCACTTCCGATGACCCGCGCAACAAGCGCACGCGGGTTTCCTGCCTTGTCGAAGTAAGCGGCAAGCGCATCCTGATCGACACGCCGCCCGATCTTCGAGGGCAGGCCCTTCGCGAGGGATTCAAGACAGTCGACGCCATTTTGTTCACCCACGCCCATGCCGATCATGTGCACGGCATCGATGACACGCGGCTCTTCAACTACAACAACGGCTATCGCGAGATCCCGGCCTTCGCTTCGCCGGAGACGGCGGAGAATCTGCTCGCGCGCTTCGGCTATGCCTTCGGGCTTTCGAGCTATCCGGGCTCGCCCAAGCTGCACATGACCGGGGTGCAAGAGAGCTTCACCGTCGGCGGGGTAAAGATTGAACCGGTGCCCGTGCCGCACGGCCCGGCCGGGACTGTCTACGGATTCCGCATCGGGGATTTTGCCTACATCACCGACTGCAATGACGTTCCGGCTGAAGCCATTGAAAAGCTGCGCGGGCTCGAGGCGCTGGTGCTCGACTGCCTGAGGCAGGAGCCCCACCCCACGCACCTGCACCTGGAGCGCTCGGTGGAGCTGGCCCGGCTGATCGGTGCGCGCCGCACTGTCTTTACACACATTTCCCACGATCTGGGCTACGCTGACGGACCCAAGCTGCTGCCTGAAGGAATGGAATTCGCTTATGACGGCCTCCGCATCGAAATCGAGTAG
- a CDS encoding (2Fe-2S)-binding protein translates to MPRITFPDHSSIDAPLGSALPDALGRAKYAGVEWGCCQGICGTCRFRPGAGAEYLKPPTAMERMLLERRGANPGERLACFVKKLTADLEVC, encoded by the coding sequence ATGCCGCGAATCACCTTCCCGGATCACTCGTCCATTGACGCCCCATTGGGCTCGGCGCTCCCCGACGCGCTGGGCAGGGCAAAGTATGCCGGGGTCGAGTGGGGTTGCTGCCAGGGGATCTGCGGGACCTGCCGGTTTCGGCCGGGCGCGGGGGCCGAATACCTCAAGCCCCCCACCGCCATGGAGCGGATGCTCTTGGAGCGCCGGGGGGCCAATCCCGGGGAGCGGCTGGCCTGTTTCGTCAAGAAACTGACCGCCGACCTGGAGGTCTGC
- the cysC gene encoding adenylyl-sulfate kinase, which produces MEHKGCTLWFTGLSGSGKSTISHEVEKRLRALGMKVEVLDGDVVRTHLSKGLGFSKEDRDINIRRIGWLCEVLTRNNVVAIAAAISPYRAIREEVRSMVGEGFMEIHVAAPVETCEERDVKGLYKKARAGEIPNFTGVSDPYEPPTNAEVTCETHNETLEESVQKVLDGMKRAGVLGDDGKPVVVS; this is translated from the coding sequence ATGGAACACAAGGGCTGCACGCTCTGGTTTACCGGCCTCTCGGGCTCGGGCAAGTCGACCATTTCCCATGAAGTCGAAAAGCGCCTGCGCGCGCTGGGGATGAAGGTCGAGGTGCTCGACGGCGATGTCGTGCGCACCCACCTTTCCAAGGGTCTGGGATTTTCCAAGGAAGACCGCGACATCAACATCCGTCGCATCGGCTGGCTCTGCGAAGTGCTCACCCGCAACAACGTGGTGGCCATTGCCGCGGCGATCAGCCCCTACCGCGCCATTCGCGAGGAAGTGCGCTCCATGGTCGGCGAGGGATTTATGGAGATCCACGTCGCCGCGCCGGTCGAGACCTGCGAGGAGCGCGACGTGAAGGGGCTCTACAAGAAGGCCCGCGCCGGCGAGATCCCCAACTTCACCGGGGTGAGCGATCCCTATGAGCCGCCTACCAATGCCGAAGTGACCTGCGAGACCCACAACGAAACCCTCGAAGAGAGCGTGCAGAAAGTTCTCGACGGGATGAAGCGCGCCGGCGTGCTGGGCGACGACGGCAAACCCGTCGTTGTTTCCTGA
- the cysK gene encoding cysteine synthase A — protein sequence MPPKVHESALRMIGNTPLVRLARLPGEGAADVLVKLEYMNPGGSVKDRICLSMIEDAEKRGALKPGMTVVESTSGNTGIGLALVCAVKGYRLILTMPDTMSVERRKMLRAYGAELVLTPDYNGMGAAVEKAKEIIASGEGYYLPDQFGNPANPEAHRKGTGPEILEQVSGNIDAFVAGVGTGGTITGVGQALREKFGKDVAIVAVEPAESAVLSGGEPATHPIQGIGAGFIPAALDTSIYDRIATVSGPEAYEMSRRLAREEGILAGVSTGANVHVAVEVARELGPGKTVITVAPSAGERYLSTGLFDGTAE from the coding sequence ATGCCTCCCAAAGTCCATGAATCCGCGCTCCGCATGATCGGGAACACCCCGCTGGTGCGCCTTGCGCGCCTTCCCGGGGAGGGCGCGGCCGACGTGCTCGTGAAGCTCGAGTACATGAATCCGGGCGGCTCGGTGAAGGATCGTATCTGTTTGTCGATGATCGAGGACGCCGAGAAGCGCGGCGCCCTGAAGCCCGGCATGACCGTCGTCGAGAGCACGAGCGGCAACACCGGCATCGGGCTGGCGCTGGTCTGCGCGGTCAAAGGCTACCGGCTCATTCTCACGATGCCCGATACCATGAGCGTCGAGCGCCGCAAGATGCTGCGCGCCTACGGGGCGGAACTCGTGCTCACACCCGACTACAACGGCATGGGTGCGGCCGTTGAGAAAGCCAAAGAGATCATTGCCTCGGGCGAGGGCTATTACCTGCCCGACCAGTTCGGCAACCCCGCGAATCCCGAAGCGCATCGCAAGGGCACCGGGCCTGAGATCCTCGAGCAGGTAAGCGGCAACATCGACGCCTTTGTGGCGGGGGTCGGCACCGGTGGCACGATCACCGGCGTCGGGCAGGCACTTCGTGAAAAGTTTGGCAAGGACGTGGCCATTGTGGCCGTCGAACCCGCCGAGTCGGCGGTGCTCTCGGGCGGTGAGCCTGCGACCCATCCGATTCAGGGAATCGGCGCGGGCTTTATCCCGGCGGCGCTCGATACCTCTATTTATGATCGCATCGCCACCGTGAGCGGCCCCGAGGCCTATGAGATGTCCCGCCGCCTCGCGCGCGAGGAAGGCATCCTGGCGGGCGTATCCACCGGCGCGAACGTGCACGTGGCGGTCGAGGTGGCGCGCGAGCTCGGCCCAGGCAAGACCGTCATCACCGTCGCCCCTTCGGCCGGCGAGCGCTACCTCTCCACGGGCCTCTTTGACGGGACCGCGGAGTAG
- a CDS encoding adenylyl-sulfate reductase subunit alpha, translated as MAGQPTTASGEVERIDTDVLIVGGGAGGCFTAARLRAQAPELRVTILEKAHVIRSGCLAGGISSINAYITKGNTPESFLKYVRKDSHDLVRDDLVYSIAQRLNEQVEFVEQWGLPLVKDENGENVPRGRGSIKIRGERIKPILARAAEESGAQIINRVVATNFLVDDGRVVGVTGFGVRDGKLYAITAKAVICATGGASGIYRSTSSGLGRHKVWYSPFNAGAGYAMGLRAGAEMTTFEFRFIALRVKDFLAPTGVLAQGLGAKQVNARGENYLEKYHSHLSGGKPTTAERLQATIEEHRAGRGPCYMDTSKFSAEDLKFMKVSYLDMVPSVLCMWGDRKLDPSKNSIEITGSEPYVQGGHGEAGYWIDIERRTTLPGLWAIGDVAGGAPKKYASGAWAEGQMAIESILKEAPSWKDRAAADDKALGAQIEAEKTRVFAPLGRRESAGGKGWEFAAPQELEESLQKLMDEYAGGISVQYETNEEKLQIARAGLLELEDHLDRLSAGNLHELMLAHEMVDRVLVARVLVEHMLHRKETRWPCYHTRLDHPARDDANWRKFINSRYDVGTGEIHLREVPYEDFAVKA; from the coding sequence GTGGCAGGCCAGCCCACAACCGCCAGCGGCGAAGTCGAGCGTATCGACACCGACGTGCTCATCGTGGGCGGCGGTGCTGGCGGTTGCTTCACGGCCGCGCGCCTTCGCGCGCAGGCCCCCGAGCTGCGCGTCACCATTCTCGAGAAGGCCCACGTCATCCGCTCGGGCTGCCTGGCGGGCGGGATCAGCTCGATCAACGCCTACATCACCAAGGGCAACACGCCCGAGAGTTTTCTCAAATACGTTCGCAAGGACTCCCACGACCTGGTGCGTGATGACCTCGTGTATTCCATCGCGCAGCGCCTCAATGAGCAGGTCGAGTTCGTCGAGCAGTGGGGCCTGCCGCTCGTCAAGGACGAGAACGGTGAGAACGTCCCGCGCGGGCGCGGCTCGATCAAGATCCGCGGCGAGCGCATCAAGCCCATTCTCGCCCGCGCGGCCGAGGAGTCGGGCGCGCAGATCATCAACCGCGTGGTGGCGACGAACTTCCTTGTCGACGATGGTCGCGTGGTCGGCGTCACGGGCTTTGGCGTGCGCGACGGAAAGCTCTACGCCATCACGGCAAAGGCCGTCATCTGCGCCACCGGCGGGGCGAGTGGAATCTACCGCTCCACCTCGAGTGGTCTGGGGCGTCACAAGGTCTGGTACTCGCCGTTTAACGCGGGTGCGGGCTATGCCATGGGCCTTCGCGCCGGAGCGGAAATGACGACCTTCGAATTTCGCTTCATCGCGCTGCGGGTAAAAGACTTCCTGGCGCCCACGGGCGTGCTCGCCCAGGGTCTCGGCGCCAAGCAGGTGAATGCCCGCGGTGAGAACTATCTGGAGAAATACCACTCGCACCTGAGCGGCGGAAAGCCGACCACGGCCGAGCGCCTGCAGGCCACCATCGAAGAACACCGCGCCGGTCGCGGCCCCTGCTACATGGACACCTCGAAGTTCAGCGCCGAAGACCTCAAGTTCATGAAGGTCTCCTACCTGGACATGGTGCCCTCGGTGCTGTGCATGTGGGGCGATCGCAAGCTCGATCCCTCGAAGAATTCGATCGAGATCACCGGCAGTGAGCCCTACGTGCAAGGCGGCCACGGCGAGGCCGGTTACTGGATCGATATCGAGCGCCGCACGACCCTGCCGGGCCTGTGGGCCATCGGCGACGTTGCCGGAGGCGCGCCCAAGAAATATGCCTCCGGCGCATGGGCCGAGGGGCAGATGGCCATCGAGTCGATCCTCAAGGAAGCGCCCTCGTGGAAGGATCGCGCCGCGGCCGACGACAAGGCGCTCGGCGCCCAGATCGAAGCCGAGAAAACCCGCGTCTTTGCACCGCTCGGCCGCCGCGAGAGCGCGGGCGGCAAGGGCTGGGAATTCGCCGCGCCGCAGGAACTCGAAGAGAGCCTGCAGAAGCTCATGGACGAATACGCCGGCGGGATCTCGGTGCAGTACGAGACCAATGAAGAGAAACTGCAGATCGCGCGCGCAGGATTGCTGGAGCTCGAAGATCATCTCGATCGCCTGAGCGCGGGCAACCTGCACGAGCTCATGCTCGCCCACGAGATGGTCGACCGCGTGCTGGTGGCACGGGTGCTCGTCGAGCACATGCTCCACCGCAAGGAGACGCGCTGGCCGTGCTATCACACGCGCCTGGATCACCCCGCGCGCGACGATGCCAACTGGCGCAAGTTCATCAACTCACGATACGATGTTGGTACCGGCGAGATTCACCTGCGCGAAGTCCCCTATGAGGACTTCGCGGTCAAGGCCTAG
- the ald gene encoding alanine dehydrogenase yields MTASASKSSSRKPKIRIGIPKEVKIHEGRVGLTPEGAARLVRAGAEVRVQKGAGVISGYPDAEYRKAGAKIASLAETWGKSDLIVKIKELTPPEFRHLRRGMTLFSYLHLAPDPAFTKALLEKQVLAIDYEHVEMKNGATPLLKPMSDVAGHLAITLGSYYLATHPQGAGLLLGGLSGIHSGEVVVVGAGTVGLASARQALGIEANVTVLDISAAALKRARKELGPRAKLVRSTPAALKKAVASADLLVGAVYSRGERAPKVISVDMIRSMKKGSLVMDVAIDQGGCIATSRPTNHEEPLFVKHGVLHYCVPNMPGTVPQTSTSAITSVTLPYVERMVKLGVEGALRRYPELTRAVDTRDGQIIHEGVRKSLPALARRYG; encoded by the coding sequence ATGACGGCCTCCGCATCGAAATCGAGTAGTCGCAAGCCGAAGATTCGAATCGGCATTCCAAAAGAAGTGAAGATCCACGAAGGCCGCGTTGGTTTAACGCCCGAAGGCGCCGCGCGGCTCGTGCGTGCCGGCGCCGAGGTGCGCGTCCAGAAGGGCGCGGGCGTCATCAGCGGTTACCCCGATGCCGAATATCGGAAAGCCGGCGCAAAAATCGCGAGTCTTGCCGAAACCTGGGGCAAGTCGGACCTGATTGTGAAGATCAAGGAACTCACTCCGCCGGAGTTCAGGCACCTTCGCAGGGGGATGACGCTGTTCTCTTACCTGCACCTTGCGCCCGATCCGGCCTTCACCAAGGCGCTGCTCGAAAAGCAGGTGCTGGCCATCGACTACGAACATGTGGAGATGAAAAACGGCGCGACGCCCCTGCTCAAGCCCATGAGTGATGTGGCCGGTCACCTGGCCATCACGCTGGGTTCCTACTATCTGGCCACGCACCCGCAGGGCGCCGGGCTGTTGCTCGGCGGTTTGAGCGGAATTCATTCGGGCGAAGTCGTCGTCGTGGGCGCCGGCACCGTGGGACTCGCCTCCGCCCGCCAGGCGCTGGGGATTGAGGCCAACGTCACGGTTCTCGACATCTCGGCGGCAGCGCTCAAGCGCGCGCGCAAGGAACTGGGCCCCCGGGCAAAGCTCGTTCGCAGTACCCCGGCGGCGCTGAAAAAGGCAGTGGCCTCGGCCGATCTGCTCGTCGGCGCGGTTTACAGCCGGGGCGAGCGGGCGCCCAAGGTCATCAGCGTGGACATGATCAGGAGCATGAAGAAAGGCTCCCTGGTCATGGACGTTGCGATCGATCAGGGCGGCTGCATCGCCACCTCGCGCCCGACCAATCATGAAGAGCCCCTGTTCGTGAAGCATGGTGTTTTGCACTACTGTGTGCCCAACATGCCAGGCACAGTGCCCCAGACATCGACTTCGGCAATCACCAGTGTGACGCTGCCCTATGTCGAGCGGATGGTGAAATTGGGGGTCGAGGGGGCGCTCCGGCGATACCCGGAACTGACCCGCGCGGTCGATACCCGCGACGGGCAGATCATCCATGAAGGGGTGCGCAAGTCGCTTCCAGCACTTGCCCGGCGATACGGCTGA
- the thiE gene encoding thiamine phosphate synthase has protein sequence MTLPPGLYAILDPDQCGGREPLAYARALIEAGASILQLRDKNYRAGRALELASALAPMCAEAGVLFVVNDRIDVALLSGAPAVHLGPDDIPLELAAERLGPGVLLGRSTNQLEEAVAAAEAGADYVAFGPMFPTDSKTHSRMRDRRSLEDLKAICQAVRCPVYAIGGITAANAPEIAAAGAAGIAVIGALAASKDLRATCAALSAPWR, from the coding sequence ATGACCCTACCCCCCGGCCTCTACGCCATCCTCGACCCCGATCAGTGCGGGGGGCGCGAGCCGCTCGCCTACGCGCGTGCGCTCATTGAAGCGGGCGCGTCCATCCTGCAGCTTCGCGACAAGAACTACCGGGCGGGCAGAGCGCTGGAACTGGCGAGTGCGCTCGCACCGATGTGCGCGGAGGCAGGGGTGCTCTTTGTGGTGAACGACCGCATCGACGTGGCGCTTCTCTCGGGGGCGCCGGCGGTGCACCTGGGGCCCGACGATATCCCGCTCGAGCTGGCGGCGGAGCGCCTGGGCCCGGGCGTCCTTCTCGGGCGATCGACCAACCAGCTCGAAGAGGCGGTTGCCGCAGCAGAGGCGGGCGCCGACTACGTGGCCTTCGGGCCCATGTTCCCCACAGATTCCAAGACCCACTCGCGCATGCGTGACCGACGCTCGCTCGAAGACCTGAAGGCCATCTGCCAGGCCGTGCGCTGCCCCGTCTATGCCATCGGCGGCATCACCGCAGCGAACGCTCCCGAAATTGCCGCCGCCGGGGCGGCGGGGATCGCCGTGATCGGCGCGCTGGCTGCCAGCAAGGACCTGCGCGCCACCTGCGCGGCGCTGTCCGCGCCCTGGCGCTGA